The Devosia sp. MC521 genome segment GAAGCGTCAAATTCCTTGCGGCTCATCAAGACCACTCCAAAGTCAATTCCGCCCCTTTTGCCTACAGTCAGCGCATCTGTCCAGCCTTGTGCCCTAAAGGGGCGATCAAGCCCCCTGCCGTGCTGACGCATATGCGCCCCAGCTCAGCAGACAGTCACATTCGCCGCCAGCCCCGCAAGGCTCGTTTCCTTGTAGCGTTCGCTCATATCCAAGCCCGTCTGCCGCATGGTTTCAACGCAAGCATCGAGGGACACAACGTGCTCGCCGTCCCCCCGCAACGCCAGCGACGCGGCCGTAATCGCCTTCACCGCGCCAAACGCATTGCGCTCAATGCACGGAATCTGCACCAGACCTTTGACCGGGTCGCAGGTCATGCCGAGGTGGTGTTCGAGCGCGATCTCGGCCGCATTCTCAACCTGCCGGGGCGTGCCGCCCATTACGGCGCATATCGCCGCCGCCGCCATAGCAGAGGCCGAACCCACCTCACCTTGGCACCCGACCTCCGCGCCTGAAATCGAAGCATTGTGCTTGATCAGCCCGCCAACAGCGGCAGCGGTAAGAAGGAAGTCATGGATTTGGCTCCGCCCCATGCCGGGCAGGAACTGCTCGGTATACTTCAACACGGCCGGAACCACGCCCGCCGCGCCATTGGTCGGGGCAGTCACCACCCGCCCTTCAGCCGCATTCTCTTCATTCACCGCCATGGCATAGAGGCAAAGCCAATCATTGGCGGCCGTTGGTGAGGGCATGTTTTGGCGCTGCGACGCCTGCAATTGCTCATGGAGCTTTTTCGCCCGCCGATGGACTTTAAGTCCGCCGGGTAAGGTCCCATCCTGCTCCATCCCGCGCAGAATACAGCCGTTCATCGCCGCCCAAATCGCGTCGAGCCCTCGGTCCAATTCCAACCGGCTCATCTGCCGCTCTTCATTCGCCCGCTTCATCTGCGCGATGGATAGGCCCGATTGCTCCGCCATAGACAGCATGGTCTGCGCATTTTCGAACGGAAACGGCACATCAACCAGCCGGGGGTCGGCGCTTGGCCCAGCAGCCAGCTCATCGGCGCTCAGCACAAAGCCGCCCCCGACAGAGAAATAGCGTTGCCGATAGACCACCTGCCCGCCCTGATCGCGCGCCACAAACTCCATGCCATTGGGATGCCCGGGCAAGGGCGTTTTCATATCAAAAATCAGATCGACCGCCGGCCTAAAGCGATACGCCGGATGCCCCTCGGGCCGCACTTCGCCAGTCGCCTCGACCTCGGCAATCATGGCGTCCATCTGGTCCGGGTCGACACTCGCTGGCAACTGACCACAAAGGCCCAGAATAACCGCGCGCCCGGTGCCGTGCCCGACGCCCGTAAATGCGAGAGAGCCATGCATCGTCGCCACTATCGAAGCGGGACGCGCACCCACCGCTCGCGGACGATCGAGACGCTTGAGTTCTGCAAGGAACCGTCCAGCCGCCGACATAGGTCCCATCGTATGGGAGCTTGAGGGGCCAACACCAATTTTGAAAACGTCAAAAACCGACAGAAACATGCGCAAATCTAAGCATGTTCTGCGCCGAATTCAAAACGCAGCAGAACTGCTTCTCACGCCACGATATTCGGGCCGGACGGCCAATAAAAAAGCGGCGCGATTGTGTCGCGCCGCTCCAAATCGATCATCAGTGAAAAGCGATTACGCTTCCTGAATAGCCGACAACTGCCAGGTGCCACCGACTGGACGAACGAAGGTCCAGAGTTCGGTGCTTTCGCTTGGCTCGTTCTCGTCGCCCTCAACAACGCGACCGCTCGAACGTTCACGCACGAAGTCGATAGCCGAATAGCGCATCGCAACGGTTGCGTATTCAGTCTGGCCTTCGCGCCAGCTTTCGGCCATGTCACCCTGCAGCAGGGTCACATCGGTCACTTCGTTCTTCACGCCGTTGGTGGCGTTGGTCGCGAGTTCTTCCGAAAGATAACCCATGATTTCTGGCGTGGTGAGCGCGCGCAGAGCAGCATAGTTTTCGTTCGAGAACGCCGCCTGAACGCGGGTCAGCATGCTTTCGAAGATTTCGAGGTCTTCCATGCCAATGCCGAGCTCGTTCGGATCAGCCGGGGCCTTTGCCGAACCACCGCGACCGAAGTTGCCCAAAAGGCCTTCGAGACGGTTTTCGCCCTGACGTGCAGTGGTGTGCTGCTGCGCTTCTGGCTGTGGAACCTCATACTGTGGTGCTGCATAGCCGTTTGCCGCGGCAGCCTGTGGCTGACGACGACGACCGAAAATACGCATAGCCAGCCAGATCACGCCACCGATAACGGCGATCTGCACGATCATGGCCATGATGCCACCCATCCCGCCGAGACCGCCGCCCATGAGCAAGCCGATCAGACCGCCGAGCATGAGACCGCGCATAAGCGAGCCACCGAAACCGCTCATAAAGCCGCCCGGACGCGCTGCGCTCTGGGCCGCGCCAGCGGCAGGGTTATTCGCCTGCTGGTTCGGGGTCATCGAGCGCTGAACGGGAGCCGCAGCATTTGGCGCGGTCTGCGTTACAGCAGGCTGTTGGAAGGTGCGGCCACCACGGCTACCAAAACTGCCACCCTTACGGGCCTCAGCTTCGCCAACGGCTACCATGGAGAACGCCATAACCAATACGGCGAAGACACTAGCGAACCGGAAGCTCCGGGAAGCGAACATAGGTTTGATCCAGATTAAATATAGTTGAGTGGGAATATAGGGAACCACAACGCTGATTTGAAGGATCACACACCATAAAATCGGCAAAAATACCTAAGTGCGTGTCGCCGGACCGACAACCGACCTAAAAATCGCCCGGAGATCGGCCTTACCGATAAATCATACAAATCAACTTGCCCACCAACCATACAAGAAGTACAACCGGATTAGCTGATACAAATCAGATAACCGGTATCTTTGGGAGGAAGCGGTGAAGGCCAGTGTTGTGGCGAATAAGGATTACACGATCTCCAAAATTGATGATCGTGTCTATGGCGCATTTTTGGAGCATTTGGGCCGCGCGATCTACGAAGGCATTTACGAGCCCGATCATCCAACCGCTGACAAAGATGGCATGCGCGGCGACGTGGCCGATCTGGTCAAAAAGCTCGACGTCCCCTTCGTTCGCTACCCAGGTGGCAATTTCGTCTCTGCCTATAACTGGGAAGACGGCATTGGCCCGCGCGAAAACCGCCCTACCCGCCTCGACCTTGCTTGGCACACCTCCGAGAGCAATGCTGTCGGCATTCACGAATTCGCTGATTGGTGCGCCACGGTAAACACCGAAATGATGCTGGCGGTGAACCTGGGTTCACGCGGCGTCGATGAAGCTCGCAACTTCCTAGAATACGTCAACCATCCGGGCGGCTCCTATTGGAGCGATCTGCGTATCAAGAACGGCCGTAAAGAGCCGTGGAACGTAAAGCTCTGGTGCCTCGGCAACGAAATGGACGGCCCTTGGCAGGTCGGCCACAAGGATGCCGATGAATATGGCAAACTCGCCGCCAACACGGCCCGCGCCATGCGCATGTTCGACAAGAACCTTGAGCTGATCGTCTGCGGTTCGTCCAATGCTGATATGCCGAGCTATCCCGATTGGGAACGCATTGTGCTCGAACATACCTATGAGCATGTCGATCACATCAGCCTGCACATGTACTTCGCCAACCGCGACGACAACACGCCGAACTTCCTCGGCCTCGCGGAAAAGCTCGACACCTATATCGAGACCGTCGCGGCGACCATTCGCCAAGTCAAATCCAAGAAGCGCTCGAAGAAAGATGTCACCATCTCCTTCGACGAATGGAACGTTTGGTACCACTCCAACAAGAAGGATCGCGAGATCCTCGAGGGCAATGGCGGCTGGCCACACGCGCCGGGCCTGTTGGAGGACATGTACAATTTTGAAGACGTGCTGATGGTGGGCCTGATCCTCAACACCTTCATTCGCCGTTCCGATGTCGTCAAAATCGCCTGCATCGCGCAGCTGGTGAACGTCATTGCCCCGATCATGACCGAAAAGGGCGGCCCCGCTTGGGCCCAGACCATCTATTATCCTTATTACTTCGCCTCGGTTTACGGTCGCGGCACCGCGCTTCAGCTGGTCACCACTTCGCCGACCTACGAAACCCCACACTCGGCTGAAACCAAGTTTGTCGACGTATCGGGCGTGCACAACGAAGACGAAGGCGTTCTGACCTTCTTCCTCGTCAACCGCAATCCGAGCGAAAC includes the following:
- a CDS encoding Tim44 domain-containing protein; amino-acid sequence: MFASRSFRFASVFAVLVMAFSMVAVGEAEARKGGSFGSRGGRTFQQPAVTQTAPNAAAPVQRSMTPNQQANNPAAGAAQSAARPGGFMSGFGGSLMRGLMLGGLIGLLMGGGLGGMGGIMAMIVQIAVIGGVIWLAMRIFGRRRQPQAAAANGYAAPQYEVPQPEAQQHTTARQGENRLEGLLGNFGRGGSAKAPADPNELGIGMEDLEIFESMLTRVQAAFSNENYAALRALTTPEIMGYLSEELATNATNGVKNEVTDVTLLQGDMAESWREGQTEYATVAMRYSAIDFVRERSSGRVVEGDENEPSESTELWTFVRPVGGTWQLSAIQEA
- a CDS encoding alpha-N-arabinofuranosidase, with amino-acid sequence MKASVVANKDYTISKIDDRVYGAFLEHLGRAIYEGIYEPDHPTADKDGMRGDVADLVKKLDVPFVRYPGGNFVSAYNWEDGIGPRENRPTRLDLAWHTSESNAVGIHEFADWCATVNTEMMLAVNLGSRGVDEARNFLEYVNHPGGSYWSDLRIKNGRKEPWNVKLWCLGNEMDGPWQVGHKDADEYGKLAANTARAMRMFDKNLELIVCGSSNADMPSYPDWERIVLEHTYEHVDHISLHMYFANRDDNTPNFLGLAEKLDTYIETVAATIRQVKSKKRSKKDVTISFDEWNVWYHSNKKDREILEGNGGWPHAPGLLEDMYNFEDVLMVGLILNTFIRRSDVVKIACIAQLVNVIAPIMTEKGGPAWAQTIYYPYYFASVYGRGTALQLVTTSPTYETPHSAETKFVDVSGVHNEDEGVLTFFLVNRNPSETVDTSVSLQGFNGVEVIDHQVMTHQNLKAINTSAKQNEVAPRKGEGAKLANGNISVSLPPYSYQMVRVRLG
- a CDS encoding L-serine ammonia-lyase encodes the protein MFLSVFDVFKIGVGPSSSHTMGPMSAAGRFLAELKRLDRPRAVGARPASIVATMHGSLAFTGVGHGTGRAVILGLCGQLPASVDPDQMDAMIAEVEATGEVRPEGHPAYRFRPAVDLIFDMKTPLPGHPNGMEFVARDQGGQVVYRQRYFSVGGGFVLSADELAAGPSADPRLVDVPFPFENAQTMLSMAEQSGLSIAQMKRANEERQMSRLELDRGLDAIWAAMNGCILRGMEQDGTLPGGLKVHRRAKKLHEQLQASQRQNMPSPTAANDWLCLYAMAVNEENAAEGRVVTAPTNGAAGVVPAVLKYTEQFLPGMGRSQIHDFLLTAAAVGGLIKHNASISGAEVGCQGEVGSASAMAAAAICAVMGGTPRQVENAAEIALEHHLGMTCDPVKGLVQIPCIERNAFGAVKAITAASLALRGDGEHVVSLDACVETMRQTGLDMSERYKETSLAGLAANVTVC